In Nitrospirota bacterium, the genomic stretch AAACAAGTTCTCTGCTCATTTTGGTTCCTCCTTTCTTGTTTAAGGTTATATCATCCTTGCAATAATACCGCATTTTTATATATACGCCTGCTTTTTAAAGAATGTATGGCATTCTTGAGTTTATGGGATTAAAGGGGAACCGTCAAGGGATAGACGGGACACCCGCGTTATTTGTTATTCATTTTAAAGAAGCCACGAATAACGAGGATGCCCGATGAGTTTTATCACGTAATCATAATGTCAGGCTATTTTCAAATCAATGCCATATTTCCTGATTTCATAAATCAAAGGAATCCATGTATCATTCTCAAATGCTTTTAGAGAAATGGGAACGGGTTCAAGCCTTGTATCTATTCCTCCTGCAATTCTGAAAAGAGACATCCCTTCTTCTACCCTGTCTTTACCAAAATCCTTTGATACCACTGCAATGTCTATATCGCTGTCTGTTCGTGCCTTACCCTTTGCATACGAGCCATAAAGGATTACCCTGTCGACAGATATCCCCTCATGTTTTAGTG encodes the following:
- a CDS encoding nucleotidyltransferase domain-containing protein; translated protein: MGKSQIIRTIKKFIRALKHEGISVDRVILYGSYAKGKARTDSDIDIAVVSKDFGKDRVEEGMSLFRIAGGIDTRLEPVPISLKAFENDTWIPLIYEIRKYGIDLKIA